A DNA window from Turicibacter sp. TJ11 contains the following coding sequences:
- a CDS encoding HAMP domain-containing sensor histidine kinase yields MKKLFWRLTMMFWGVFSVVLVSFLITFYLNYEKSYMQKLLEFDNQVKDVVSMIDKNFKEYTRIVKLEEFRSICILEENLEIFKMMDSEEVNTLLNQQLLVSDESMTEEEKLFYLAYSKTVNLVNELLPNIKELYENEYEILEFIFIPFYDESMNQTVFAEKFNQSQLIELQDGLFMFNEPIQQKDNIWAAYQVVEWEDEILGYFQLVFKTINTEEIFPYSHLNKGLYYVDNQLYTDNDLPSDLKEKLLPASFEEASSILKDEGYYLSQHTSEVMNLKVIHYQLKNQLRASVIAQTISLFELSVILLILLFLLVSYILFMSIVKPCYLLVDYVKRCSEGNYKIPSNICKSWRSSFLMVRNAYLENERLLNVKDSQSQELEYAWKRTLVASQAKTHFLAKVSHELKTPLNAIKGYVQVLKLSIDQPKQKNN; encoded by the coding sequence ATGAAGAAATTATTTTGGCGTTTAACGATGATGTTTTGGGGAGTATTTAGTGTGGTTCTAGTATCCTTTCTAATTACTTTTTATTTGAATTATGAAAAAAGTTATATGCAGAAGCTATTAGAATTTGATAATCAAGTTAAAGATGTCGTCAGTATGATTGATAAAAATTTTAAGGAGTATACTCGAATAGTCAAACTAGAAGAGTTTAGGTCCATTTGTATCTTGGAAGAAAATTTAGAGATTTTTAAAATGATGGATTCGGAAGAAGTTAATACTTTACTAAATCAACAATTATTAGTTAGCGATGAAAGTATGACTGAAGAGGAAAAATTGTTTTACTTAGCTTATTCAAAAACAGTTAATTTAGTAAATGAATTGCTACCTAACATAAAAGAACTGTATGAAAATGAATATGAGATTCTTGAGTTTATATTTATTCCATTTTATGATGAATCGATGAATCAAACAGTTTTTGCTGAAAAATTCAATCAATCTCAGCTGATTGAATTACAAGATGGATTATTCATGTTTAATGAACCTATTCAACAAAAAGATAATATTTGGGCAGCTTATCAAGTAGTGGAATGGGAAGATGAAATACTAGGGTACTTCCAACTTGTGTTTAAAACAATTAATACTGAAGAAATTTTTCCATACTCTCATCTTAATAAAGGTCTTTACTATGTGGATAATCAATTATATACAGATAATGATCTTCCATCTGATTTAAAAGAAAAGCTGCTACCAGCTAGCTTTGAAGAGGCATCTTCTATCTTAAAAGATGAAGGGTATTATTTAAGTCAACATACATCCGAAGTGATGAACTTAAAAGTCATTCACTATCAGTTAAAAAATCAGTTACGAGCGTCCGTCATTGCTCAGACGATCAGTTTATTTGAATTAAGTGTTATTCTTTTAATTCTTTTATTTTTACTAGTCTCTTACATTTTATTTATGTCCATTGTCAAACCATGTTACTTATTAGTTGATTACGTCAAGCGATGTAGTGAAGGAAATTATAAAATACCTTCAAATATTTGTAAAAGTTGGCGATCTTCTTTTTTAATGGTTAGAAATGCTTATTTAGAAAATGAACGATTATTAAATGTAAAAGATAGTCAAAGTCAAGAATTAGAGTATGCTTGGAAACGTACGCTTGTAGCGAGTCAAGCAAAGACTCATTTCTTAGCTAAAGTTTCTCACGAATTAAAGACACCTTTAAATGCGATCAAAGGCTATGTGCAAGTTTTAAAACTAAGCATTGATCAGCCAAAACAAAAAAACAACTAG
- a CDS encoding ATP-binding protein — protein MIEDGKVKLAIHKLDIFQTAHEVEELFMIEAANKGIELTVIIDESIPHQLYGDNDRIKQIIINLVSNAIKFTDIGEIKVSFDLDYENEFEVYLSIKVEDTGKGIAPNKLEFIFEAFAQENNTISRRYGGTGLGLSISKRLADVMGGNLTVESTLEVGSTFTLFLPLAKTLVEEEQC, from the coding sequence ATGATTGAAGATGGAAAAGTTAAGTTAGCTATTCACAAACTCGATATTTTTCAAACGGCCCATGAAGTTGAAGAATTATTTATGATTGAGGCAGCGAATAAAGGAATAGAACTAACAGTCATAATTGATGAATCAATTCCTCATCAGTTATATGGAGATAATGACCGTATTAAACAAATTATTATAAATTTAGTGTCTAACGCTATTAAGTTTACCGATATTGGAGAAATTAAAGTTAGCTTTGATTTAGATTATGAAAATGAATTTGAGGTTTACTTGAGTATTAAAGTAGAAGATACGGGTAAAGGTATTGCACCCAATAAGCTAGAATTTATTTTTGAGGCTTTTGCACAAGAAAATAATACGATTTCAAGACGCTATGGAGGAACAGGACTAGGATTGAGTATTTCGAAGCGATTAGCAGATGTGATGGGTGGAAACTTGACAGTAGAAAGTACGCTCGAAGTAGGATCAACCTTCACACTCTTTTTACCTTTAGCTAAAACGTTAGTTGAGGAAGAGCAATGTTAG
- the uvrA gene encoding excinuclease ABC subunit UvrA, with amino-acid sequence MNDKIVVKGAREQNLKNIDVEIPRNQLVVLTGLSGSGKSSLAFETIYAEGQRRYVESLSAYARQFLGNMEKPDVDSIEGLSPAISIDQKTTNRNPRSTVGTVTEIYDYLRLLFSRIGKPVCPTHHIEIQAQSVEQMVDRLYEYPERTRMQILAPIVVGKKGTHTKVLEQLKKDGYIRVRINGEMLDLDEEITLNKNKKHTIEVIVDRISLRPDATARVADSIETALNLGNGKVLVDIVGQEELVFSEHFSCPYCDFSVGDLEPRMFSFNSPFGACPECSGLGVQKKIDVDLLIPDPKLSISQGAIRGWEKEENYGRKLLDTVCRHYEIDLDKPFEELTEKEKNIVLYGTTEPIHFQLQSESGIKQEKFDVYEGVVNNLERRYIETNSSFMREWIEGFMSDLTCKQCDGKRLSEEALSVLVDGKNINDFTDLSIQEALDFIKNLDLSEKDKLIANLILKEIIERLSFLVNVGLDYLTLSRSAGSLSGGEAQRIRLATQIGSRLSGVLYVLDEPSIGLHQRDNDRLIETLKSMRDLGNTLIVVEHDEDTMMACDYLIDIGPGAGIHGGQIVAQGTPEEVMENEASITGQYLSGKKQIYLPKERRKGNGNFIEVKGAKENNLKNVNLSIPMGIMNVVTGVSGSGKSTLINDILYRSIASKLYRTKDKPGKHKELKGIEYIEKIIDIDQSPIGRTPRSNPATYTGVFDDIRDLFASTNEAKVRGYQKGRFSFNVKGGRCEACRGDGLLKIEMHFLPDVFVPCEVCHGKRYNRETLTVTYRGKNIADVLEMTIEDAHVFFENHPKISRKLKTLCDVGLGYLKLGQPASTLSGGEAQRVKLASELHRRITDKTVYILDEPTTGLHIDDVKRLLKVLNRMVEEGATIIIIEHNLDVIKMADYIIDLGPEGGTRGGTIIAKGTPEEVANVEGSYTGKYLKKILDRDQKRQS; translated from the coding sequence ATGAATGATAAAATTGTTGTAAAAGGTGCAAGAGAACAAAATTTAAAAAATATTGATGTAGAAATTCCAAGAAATCAACTAGTTGTTTTAACGGGACTATCTGGTTCAGGAAAATCATCACTTGCTTTTGAAACCATCTATGCAGAAGGACAACGACGTTATGTGGAAAGTTTATCTGCATATGCTAGACAATTTTTAGGTAATATGGAAAAACCAGATGTGGATTCGATTGAAGGACTTTCGCCAGCTATTTCGATTGATCAAAAAACAACTAATCGAAATCCTCGTTCAACGGTAGGAACTGTAACCGAAATTTATGACTATTTACGTTTATTATTTTCTAGAATTGGAAAACCTGTTTGTCCAACGCATCATATAGAAATTCAAGCACAGTCCGTCGAGCAAATGGTTGATCGCTTATATGAATATCCGGAGCGAACACGTATGCAAATTTTAGCTCCGATTGTTGTTGGAAAAAAAGGAACACATACAAAAGTTTTAGAACAATTAAAAAAAGATGGATATATTCGAGTTCGCATTAATGGTGAGATGCTAGATTTAGATGAAGAAATTACGTTAAATAAAAATAAAAAGCATACGATTGAAGTTATTGTGGACCGAATTTCATTAAGACCAGATGCCACTGCAAGGGTGGCAGATTCCATCGAAACAGCTTTGAATCTTGGTAATGGAAAAGTGTTAGTGGATATAGTAGGTCAAGAGGAGTTAGTTTTTAGTGAACATTTTTCTTGTCCTTACTGTGATTTTTCAGTTGGTGACTTAGAGCCACGGATGTTTTCATTTAACTCTCCCTTTGGTGCTTGTCCTGAATGTAGTGGACTAGGTGTTCAAAAGAAAATCGATGTTGATTTATTAATTCCAGATCCGAAGTTATCGATTTCACAAGGTGCTATTCGTGGATGGGAAAAAGAAGAGAATTATGGACGAAAACTTTTAGATACGGTTTGTCGACATTATGAAATAGATTTAGATAAACCGTTTGAAGAGTTAACTGAAAAAGAAAAAAATATTGTTTTATATGGAACAACAGAACCTATTCATTTTCAACTACAGTCGGAGAGTGGAATTAAACAAGAAAAGTTTGATGTTTATGAGGGCGTTGTTAATAATTTAGAGCGACGTTATATCGAAACCAACTCGTCATTTATGCGTGAGTGGATCGAAGGATTCATGTCTGATTTAACTTGTAAACAGTGCGATGGAAAGCGACTATCAGAAGAAGCTTTATCTGTTTTAGTAGATGGAAAGAACATTAATGACTTTACCGATTTATCGATTCAGGAAGCATTAGACTTTATTAAGAATTTAGATTTAAGTGAAAAAGATAAGCTGATTGCAAATTTAATCTTAAAGGAAATTATTGAACGTCTAAGTTTTTTAGTAAACGTTGGATTAGATTACTTAACATTAAGTCGTTCAGCGGGATCACTTTCTGGAGGAGAAGCACAGCGTATTCGTTTAGCTACTCAAATTGGTTCAAGATTATCAGGTGTTTTATACGTATTAGACGAACCTTCCATTGGTTTACATCAACGAGATAATGATCGTCTAATAGAAACACTTAAATCAATGCGTGATTTAGGAAACACATTGATTGTAGTTGAACACGATGAAGACACAATGATGGCTTGTGATTATTTAATTGATATCGGTCCTGGTGCAGGAATTCATGGTGGACAAATTGTCGCTCAAGGGACACCAGAAGAAGTGATGGAAAATGAAGCTTCGATAACTGGTCAGTATTTAAGTGGAAAAAAACAAATTTATTTACCGAAAGAACGCCGAAAAGGAAATGGAAACTTCATTGAAGTAAAAGGTGCAAAAGAAAATAACTTAAAGAATGTGAATCTTTCAATTCCGATGGGAATTATGAATGTAGTAACGGGTGTTTCTGGTTCAGGAAAATCGACATTAATTAATGATATTTTGTATCGATCGATTGCCTCAAAGCTTTATCGAACTAAAGATAAACCAGGTAAACATAAAGAATTAAAAGGGATTGAATATATTGAAAAAATTATTGATATTGATCAATCCCCAATTGGACGTACTCCACGGTCAAATCCTGCGACTTATACAGGAGTATTTGATGACATTCGTGATTTATTTGCATCAACTAATGAAGCAAAAGTACGTGGATATCAAAAAGGACGCTTCTCGTTTAATGTAAAAGGTGGACGTTGTGAAGCTTGTCGAGGAGACGGATTATTAAAGATTGAAATGCACTTCTTACCAGATGTTTTCGTTCCATGTGAAGTTTGTCATGGGAAACGTTATAATCGTGAAACGCTAACGGTGACTTATCGCGGGAAAAATATTGCTGATGTTTTAGAAATGACAATAGAAGATGCTCATGTATTTTTTGAAAATCATCCTAAAATTTCGCGTAAGTTAAAAACATTGTGTGATGTTGGATTAGGCTATCTAAAACTTGGACAACCGGCATCTACTTTATCGGGAGGAGAAGCACAGCGTGTTAAATTAGCATCAGAGCTTCACCGCCGTATTACAGATAAAACAGTTTATATTTTAGATGAACCGACAACTGGACTTCATATTGATGATGTGAAACGATTATTAAAGGTATTAAATCGCATGGTTGAAGAAGGTGCGACGATTATTATCATCGAACATAATTTAGATGTCATTAAAATGGCTGACTATATTATTGACTTAGGTCCAGAAGGTGGGACACGAGGTGGAACGATTATTGCTAAAGGGACACCAGAAGAAGTTGCTAATGTAGAGGGATCATATACAGGGAAATATTTAAAGAAAATTTTAGATCGTGATCAAAAAAGACAATCTTAA
- a CDS encoding ISL3 family transposase: MYLHDINYLINLQDITITNFSISENQSLFLTATPLDIHQACPCCQTNRHVISIGTRQNYRTVRHLDCFQYETYLMLPMQRLWCKACDFYFTYQYAFIDQRSRYTIAFQQKVAHSLSGSTVQQVAKLFNLPYSTCERIVKKHLNEQVPKLQETVIQTAEECNHLVLGMDDFAIRKGHSYNTGIHDLKHENLLMIIKGRTYTDLIENKDLMIYLTRLNPKAVVMDLSRSYHKFCAKVFPNALRIADRFHVNRYITEALQAVRRRISQTLAPDSVKYLKRHKNLLNQRWDELKEKDQTKLRKLLSFSNELADVYQIKEQLIDWYELSDSSNSYRRLNKWIEKGESLNIPELNEGLKPFKNWTQEISNYHHCRYTNAAVEGRNNKIKTLQRRCYFLRNRTIYENRIYQECNYKNCKSGFVTYHC, encoded by the coding sequence ATGTACTTACATGATATCAATTATTTAATTAACTTACAAGACATTACAATCACTAACTTTTCTATTTCAGAGAATCAATCTCTTTTTTTAACTGCGACTCCATTAGACATTCATCAAGCGTGTCCTTGTTGCCAAACAAATCGTCATGTCATTTCGATTGGCACGCGTCAAAACTATCGAACAGTTAGACATTTAGATTGTTTTCAATATGAAACCTATCTCATGCTCCCTATGCAACGTTTATGGTGTAAAGCTTGCGATTTTTATTTCACTTATCAATATGCTTTTATTGACCAGCGAAGTCGCTATACGATTGCTTTTCAACAAAAAGTTGCTCATTCACTGTCAGGATCTACGGTTCAACAGGTAGCCAAATTATTTAATCTTCCCTATTCAACTTGCGAACGTATCGTAAAAAAACATCTCAATGAACAAGTTCCGAAACTTCAAGAAACAGTCATTCAAACGGCTGAAGAATGTAACCATCTGGTCTTAGGAATGGATGACTTTGCGATTAGAAAGGGACATAGCTATAATACTGGTATTCATGATCTTAAGCATGAAAATTTGTTAATGATCATCAAAGGGAGAACCTATACTGACCTGATTGAAAATAAAGATTTAATGATCTATTTAACACGATTGAACCCGAAAGCCGTTGTGATGGATTTATCTCGAAGCTATCATAAATTTTGTGCTAAAGTCTTTCCTAATGCCTTGCGTATCGCTGATCGTTTTCATGTTAATCGATACATAACCGAGGCTCTACAAGCGGTTAGAAGAAGAATCAGTCAGACATTAGCTCCAGATAGTGTCAAGTATTTGAAGCGACATAAAAATCTTCTGAATCAACGATGGGATGAGTTAAAGGAAAAAGACCAAACCAAGTTACGAAAGCTTTTAAGCTTTTCAAATGAACTTGCTGATGTTTATCAGATAAAGGAACAGTTAATCGATTGGTATGAATTAAGTGATTCCTCAAACTCGTATCGAAGACTTAATAAGTGGATTGAAAAAGGAGAAAGTCTAAATATCCCAGAGTTAAACGAAGGTTTAAAACCCTTTAAAAATTGGACTCAAGAAATATCTAACTATCACCACTGTCGATACACGAATGCAGCAGTTGAAGGGCGAAATAATAAAATAAAAACACTTCAGAGAAGGTGTTATTTCTTGCGGAATAGAACGATCTACGAAAATAGAATCTATCAAGAGTGTAATTACAAAAATTGTAAATCAGGATTTGTCACCTACCATTGTTAG
- a CDS encoding 3D domain-containing protein — translation MKRDLIAFIMSLCVIVVGIYAVMQSNLKEVNINDNGELNTFTTYQQTVDGLLKEQGIRVGNFDDMNVSFDDQVYDGMDIEISRAQSVVINDGGIKTLVMTTESTVNDVLKERSIELGSNDEISVAQTASVEGDMEIEITRVEKAYESVFEEIELNTEYVYTDDIPQGEQEVRNEGSPKVVEHVIEKVYKNGTQVEETEVKTNVVDEGQTKTIAIGTGPITSFVANMTAYDTNCAGCGTRVACKPYPDISSTIYYNDSTYGSVRIVAAGKEYPCGTIVDIDGIGKAIVLDRGSAITGNDLDLLVNTNPWDFGRRYKQTKVLRLGW, via the coding sequence ATGAAACGAGATCTAATTGCATTTATTATGTCATTATGCGTAATTGTAGTTGGAATCTACGCTGTCATGCAATCCAACTTGAAGGAAGTAAACATCAATGATAATGGAGAGCTGAATACATTCACCACGTATCAACAAACGGTGGATGGCTTGCTTAAAGAGCAAGGAATAAGAGTTGGAAATTTCGATGATATGAATGTAAGTTTTGATGATCAAGTCTATGATGGCATGGACATTGAAATTAGTCGTGCTCAGTCAGTCGTTATTAACGATGGCGGAATCAAAACTTTAGTCATGACAACAGAATCAACAGTAAATGATGTATTAAAAGAGCGTAGCATTGAGCTAGGTTCAAATGATGAAATTTCAGTTGCCCAAACGGCCTCAGTTGAAGGTGATATGGAAATTGAAATTACACGTGTAGAAAAGGCATACGAATCAGTGTTTGAGGAAATAGAATTAAATACTGAGTATGTTTACACAGACGACATTCCACAAGGGGAACAAGAAGTAAGGAATGAAGGTTCGCCAAAAGTAGTCGAACACGTCATCGAGAAGGTTTATAAGAATGGAACACAAGTCGAAGAAACTGAAGTGAAGACGAATGTAGTTGACGAAGGTCAAACTAAAACGATTGCAATTGGAACGGGTCCAATTACATCTTTCGTTGCTAATATGACTGCATATGATACAAACTGTGCAGGATGTGGAACACGAGTGGCGTGTAAACCATACCCAGATATTAGCTCAACCATTTACTATAATGATAGTACATATGGTTCAGTTCGCATTGTTGCCGCAGGAAAAGAGTATCCTTGTGGGACAATTGTAGATATTGATGGTATAGGAAAAGCGATTGTCTTAGATCGCGGAAGTGCTATTACCGGAAATGATTTAGATTTACTGGTCAACACAAATCCATGGGATTTTGGCCGCAGATACAAACAAACTAAAGTCCTCAGATTGGGCTGGTAA
- a CDS encoding phage holin family protein, with the protein MSHKDVKSNHEIIDEEDVIENLTDGNDKKRGSQVQDEENSFQQRQIIYTKQIGCLDFRSMVINLGIYTLVLMVTSGLFEGVYISSFFNAVNTALVMLVLNILLKPILIVITLPLTIMTFGLFYVVVNGFLLWMTDYLMGPSFEINSFGLAILASVFISLLRMAINHYILKEDSLKINM; encoded by the coding sequence GTGAGTCATAAGGATGTAAAATCAAATCATGAAATCATAGATGAAGAAGATGTGATTGAAAATCTTACAGATGGAAATGATAAAAAAAGAGGTAGTCAAGTGCAAGATGAAGAGAACTCTTTTCAACAGCGACAGATTATTTACACGAAACAAATAGGCTGCTTGGATTTTAGATCAATGGTTATTAACTTAGGCATCTATACGCTTGTTTTAATGGTGACTAGCGGTTTGTTTGAAGGTGTTTATATTTCAAGTTTTTTTAACGCAGTCAATACCGCTTTAGTAATGTTAGTTCTAAATATTCTTTTAAAACCGATTTTAATCGTCATTACTTTACCGTTAACGATTATGACGTTTGGATTATTCTACGTTGTTGTGAATGGTTTTTTATTGTGGATGACAGACTATTTAATGGGACCATCATTTGAAATTAATTCATTTGGATTAGCTATCTTAGCTTCAGTTTTTATCTCATTATTACGTATGGCAATTAATCATTATATTTTAAAAGAAGATTCGTTAAAAATTAATATGTAG
- the hprK gene encoding HPr(Ser) kinase/phosphatase: MNVVTVQDLVEELKLEVISQAASLDRKITEQMLSRPGMELTGVVEYFRDSAKRRVQIIGTKEWLYLQSLDSDVRRERARVLFTDETPVIVFSKNFEVPQEMIELSEQTGVPLLRSQKETTVLFTAISNYLEEALSPIESVHGVLVDVNGIGVLITGKSSIGKSETALELIHRGHQLIADDRVDIYEKEPGLVVGRAPELLQQFIEVRGIGIINVVEMFGARAYRHKKRVTLMIELEDWNNEKIYNRIGLSDETTRLFNTDITKITIPVRPGRSIASLIEVAAMNHRLKVMGYNAAEDFTNQLNNYIKTKSNN; this comes from the coding sequence ATGAATGTAGTAACAGTTCAAGATTTAGTAGAAGAATTAAAGTTAGAGGTTATTTCACAGGCGGCATCATTAGATCGTAAAATTACAGAACAAATGTTATCGCGTCCTGGAATGGAGTTAACAGGAGTCGTTGAATATTTTCGTGATAGTGCTAAACGACGCGTCCAAATTATTGGAACAAAAGAATGGTTATATCTTCAATCTTTAGATAGTGATGTTCGACGTGAACGTGCACGAGTCCTATTTACAGATGAAACACCTGTTATTGTATTTTCAAAGAACTTTGAAGTTCCACAAGAAATGATTGAATTATCAGAACAAACAGGTGTTCCTTTACTTAGAAGTCAAAAAGAAACTACCGTCTTATTTACTGCTATTTCAAACTATTTAGAAGAGGCTTTATCACCAATTGAATCTGTTCACGGCGTATTAGTCGATGTAAATGGGATTGGGGTATTAATTACAGGAAAAAGTAGTATAGGAAAAAGTGAGACAGCCTTAGAACTGATTCACCGTGGCCATCAATTAATTGCCGATGATCGTGTCGACATCTATGAAAAAGAACCGGGTCTTGTTGTTGGGCGTGCACCAGAATTATTACAACAATTTATTGAGGTACGTGGAATTGGGATTATTAACGTTGTAGAAATGTTTGGAGCACGTGCTTACCGACATAAAAAACGCGTGACATTAATGATTGAACTAGAAGATTGGAATAACGAAAAAATTTATAATCGTATTGGATTATCAGATGAGACAACACGTTTATTTAATACGGATATTACAAAGATTACGATTCCAGTTCGTCCAGGTCGTTCAATTGCGTCTTTAATTGAAGTTGCGGCAATGAACCATCGATTAAAAGTGATGGGGTATAATGCAGCAGAAGATTTTACTAACCAATTAAA